Proteins from a genomic interval of candidate division Zixibacteria bacterium HGW-Zixibacteria-1:
- a CDS encoding peptidoglycan editing factor PgeF — translation MFEVYERGIKLWHFENLQKYTDITHFVSTRHGGSSVPPFNSLNLGLSSGDNPVRVMENRRRLAAALGFNVESIITSWQVHGDDVRIITRESIAEDASFCKIPKVSADAMVTDIPNVCITVIVADCVPVMYFDPTKKVIGIAHAGWKGTVKGIARKVVKTLEETFGCSPKDIIVGIGPSIGPCCYEVGPDVVGIVKKVFDSPEGMVKEIDVKGKGLFNLWEANRRELVDAGIPDNNIEISEECTKCHHNTFFSYRYQGEKSGRLGAGIMIR, via the coding sequence ATGTTCGAAGTGTACGAAAGGGGTATAAAACTCTGGCATTTCGAGAACCTGCAAAAGTATACTGACATCACGCACTTTGTCTCGACCCGCCATGGAGGGAGCAGCGTCCCGCCCTTTAATTCGCTCAATCTCGGATTGAGTTCCGGCGATAACCCGGTCAGGGTAATGGAAAACCGCCGACGGCTGGCGGCGGCGCTCGGCTTTAATGTCGAAAGCATCATTACCAGCTGGCAGGTGCATGGCGACGATGTCAGGATCATCACCAGGGAATCGATTGCCGAGGATGCGTCATTTTGCAAAATCCCCAAAGTTTCGGCTGATGCCATGGTGACCGATATTCCCAATGTCTGCATCACGGTCATTGTCGCCGACTGTGTCCCGGTAATGTATTTTGATCCGACCAAAAAAGTCATCGGCATTGCCCATGCCGGCTGGAAAGGGACCGTCAAGGGGATTGCTCGAAAAGTCGTCAAAACGCTTGAAGAAACCTTCGGCTGCTCACCGAAAGATATTATCGTCGGGATCGGGCCGTCGATCGGCCCCTGCTGCTATGAAGTCGGCCCGGATGTGGTCGGAATCGTCAAAAAAGTGTTCGATAGCCCGGAGGGCATGGTCAAGGAAATCGATGTGAAAGGCAAGGGGCTTTTCAATCTGTGGGAGGCCAACCGCCGGGAATTAGTCGATGCGGGTATCCCCGACAATAATATCGAAATATCCGAGGAGTGCACCAAATGCCACCACAATACCTTTTTTTCCTACCGTTATCAGGGTGAAAAATCCGGCCGCCTCGGGGCGGGGATCATGATTCGTTGA
- a CDS encoding O-methyltransferase: protein MAMHITEPRIKDYIMNLMPERDDILKEMETYARENNFPIIGPMCGIFLRQLAMAIKAKSIFEMGSGYGYSAYWFAGGMPKDGKIICTEGSEDNKKRAMEYLRRGGFGSMVDFHVGYAQDVLKQYDGPFDIILNDVDKEQYPEVFEMAIPKLRKGGIFITDNVLWSGRVLDDEPAESTRGILEFNKMLFGSKDLLSMIIPIRDGLGMAIKL, encoded by the coding sequence ATGGCCATGCATATCACCGAACCACGGATAAAAGATTATATCATGAACCTGATGCCCGAACGGGATGATATTCTGAAGGAGATGGAAACCTATGCCCGCGAAAATAATTTCCCCATTATCGGCCCGATGTGCGGGATATTTCTCAGGCAGTTAGCCATGGCCATAAAGGCCAAATCGATTTTCGAGATGGGTTCGGGATACGGCTATTCGGCTTACTGGTTTGCCGGAGGCATGCCCAAAGACGGCAAAATTATCTGCACGGAAGGCTCCGAAGACAATAAGAAACGGGCCATGGAATATCTGCGAAGAGGCGGTTTCGGTTCGATGGTTGATTTTCATGTCGGCTACGCGCAGGATGTCTTAAAACAATATGACGGTCCGTTCGACATAATTCTCAACGATGTCGATAAGGAGCAGTATCCCGAAGTATTCGAAATGGCAATTCCGAAACTCCGCAAGGGCGGGATATTCATCACCGATAATGTTCTCTGGAGCGGGCGGGTTCTTGACGATGAACCGGCGGAATCGACCCGCGGGATTCTTGAATTCAATAAGATGCTTTTCGGCTCAAAAGATCTGCTTTCGATGATAATCCCGATCCGCGACGGCCTCGGGATGGCGATCAAGCTGTAA
- a CDS encoding octanoyltransferase: MRSRGFKKLIKIELGRTKYKTAWDIQKKLVKIRAQEKIPDCLIVTEHEPVITMGRGTSRKNLLVSTDQLKKKKVELYEIERGGDITFHGPGQTVLYPILDLHDRNQDVHQYLRDLEYFVIMALQQIGLEAYTKKGMTGIWVNGHKVGAIGVAVSRWVTYHGLALNVNTDLKYFNLINPCGITDHPVGSIAGILGVDIEMEYLNELLVENFADLFYYEVESIDSAEELIAEHSAPDRIIEL; encoded by the coding sequence ATGCGCAGCCGAGGATTCAAGAAACTTATCAAAATAGAACTGGGCCGAACGAAGTATAAAACGGCCTGGGATATTCAAAAGAAGCTGGTCAAAATCCGCGCTCAGGAGAAGATTCCGGATTGCCTGATCGTGACTGAGCATGAGCCGGTAATTACTATGGGGCGGGGCACCTCGAGAAAGAATCTTCTTGTTTCGACCGATCAACTTAAGAAGAAAAAAGTCGAACTGTACGAAATCGAGCGGGGCGGTGATATTACTTTTCATGGCCCGGGTCAGACCGTTCTTTATCCAATTCTTGATTTACACGACCGGAACCAGGATGTCCACCAGTATTTGCGCGACCTGGAATATTTTGTCATCATGGCCCTGCAGCAAATCGGCCTGGAAGCCTATACCAAAAAGGGCATGACCGGAATCTGGGTCAACGGACACAAAGTCGGGGCCATCGGAGTGGCTGTTTCCAGATGGGTGACTTATCACGGGCTGGCCCTGAATGTCAACACCGACCTGAAGTATTTTAACCTGATCAATCCGTGCGGCATCACCGACCACCCGGTCGGTTCCATTGCCGGAATATTAGGCGTCGATATCGAAATGGAATACCTCAATGAACTGCTGGTCGAAAATTTCGCGGACCTGTTTTACTACGAAGTCGAGTCGATCGACAGCGCCGAAGAATTAATCGCCGAGCACAGCGCGCCGGACAGAATCATTGAACTCTAA
- a CDS encoding ZIP family metal transporter — translation MDLVGWFTELHPVKQALIGTIFTWLMTAAGAAGVFLARELKRKTLDGMLGFAAGVMIAASFWSLLAPAIEMSEGKSLPAWLPALIGFLLGAAFLRLVDLVLPHLHVGFDKESASHEEREGVKTSWHRTTLLIVAITLHNFPEGLAVGVAFGAVAAGFESASLAGAVALAIGIGIQNFPEGMAVSMPLRREKISRFRSFWYGQLSGIVEPIAGVLGAALVIVAQPILPYALAFAAGAMIFVVVEELVPESHIGGNSHAATWGAIIGFAVMMTLDVALG, via the coding sequence ATGGATTTAGTCGGGTGGTTTACTGAACTCCATCCTGTGAAACAGGCGCTGATAGGCACGATTTTTACCTGGTTGATGACTGCGGCAGGAGCCGCCGGCGTCTTCCTGGCGCGAGAACTGAAGCGCAAAACGCTTGACGGCATGCTCGGCTTTGCCGCCGGCGTTATGATCGCCGCCAGTTTCTGGTCACTGCTGGCCCCGGCAATAGAGATGTCCGAGGGCAAAAGCCTTCCGGCCTGGCTGCCGGCTCTGATCGGGTTCCTTCTCGGCGCGGCCTTCCTTCGCCTGGTGGATCTGGTTCTGCCGCATCTGCATGTCGGCTTTGACAAGGAATCAGCCTCGCATGAGGAACGCGAAGGCGTGAAAACCAGCTGGCATAGAACCACGCTTCTGATTGTCGCTATCACCCTGCATAATTTTCCCGAGGGCCTCGCGGTCGGCGTGGCCTTCGGCGCCGTGGCCGCCGGGTTTGAATCCGCTTCTCTGGCCGGCGCGGTGGCTCTGGCCATTGGCATCGGTATTCAAAACTTTCCCGAGGGAATGGCAGTTTCTATGCCGCTCAGGCGGGAAAAAATCTCCCGGTTTAGAAGTTTTTGGTACGGCCAGCTATCAGGAATTGTGGAACCGATAGCCGGTGTCCTGGGCGCGGCGCTGGTTATTGTCGCCCAGCCGATTTTACCCTACGCGCTGGCTTTTGCGGCCGGAGCCATGATATTCGTCGTTGTTGAAGAGCTTGTCCCCGAATCCCATATCGGCGGCAACTCCCACGCCGCCACCTGGGGGGCCATTATCGGTTTTGCCGTGATGATGACCCTTGACGTCGCCCTCGGCTGA
- a CDS encoding DUF2892 domain-containing protein — MKTNMGSVDRIIRLIIGLVVIALGIYYGSWWGLLGLVPIITALIGFCGFYVPFGISTCKLKKEA; from the coding sequence ATGAAAACGAATATGGGCAGTGTTGATCGCATTATCAGATTAATTATTGGACTGGTTGTTATTGCGCTGGGAATTTATTACGGAAGCTGGTGGGGATTGCTTGGTCTGGTTCCTATAATCACAGCACTCATCGGTTTCTGTGGATTTTATGTTCCGTTCGGAATCTCGACCTGTAAGCTGAAAAAAGAAGCGTAA
- a CDS encoding enoyl-[acyl-carrier-protein] reductase FabL (Catalyzes a key regulatory step in fatty acid biosynthesis), whose protein sequence is MYPELKGKTALITGAARGFGRAITLRLADEGVNVIVNYRRSMNDANAVVEEAKSRGVTAVAIRADIGKEDQLDKMFDRIKELTGKLDIVVANAAFGVPGSLMDATSKHWDITLAASARSLLDLARRAVPLMNGNYGRIISITSDGGQKVIPGYGVVGPAKAALESITRGLAFELARKGIIVNGVLAGLADTKSARSIPGAHEVIDHAKFHTPAGRIVEPEDIAKVVAFLASDDAAMICGQFIVVDGGRNIVG, encoded by the coding sequence ATGTATCCTGAGTTAAAAGGGAAGACCGCCTTGATTACCGGAGCGGCCCGCGGCTTCGGGCGGGCCATCACTCTGCGACTGGCCGACGAAGGTGTCAATGTTATTGTCAATTACCGGCGAAGCATGAATGATGCCAATGCCGTCGTGGAGGAAGCAAAATCACGCGGCGTCACGGCCGTAGCCATCAGGGCCGATATCGGCAAAGAAGACCAGCTTGACAAAATGTTTGACCGGATAAAGGAATTAACCGGAAAACTCGACATTGTGGTGGCCAATGCCGCTTTCGGCGTTCCGGGGAGTCTGATGGATGCCACCTCGAAGCATTGGGATATAACGCTCGCCGCATCGGCGCGTTCGCTGCTCGATCTGGCCAGGCGGGCCGTACCCCTGATGAATGGCAATTACGGTCGAATAATAAGTATTACCAGCGACGGCGGGCAAAAAGTAATTCCGGGATATGGGGTTGTCGGTCCGGCCAAGGCGGCTCTGGAATCGATCACCCGCGGTCTTGCTTTTGAGTTGGCTCGAAAAGGAATCATCGTCAACGGCGTTCTGGCAGGTCTGGCCGATACCAAATCGGCCCGTTCGATCCCGGGGGCTCATGAAGTCATCGATCATGCCAAGTTTCATACTCCGGCCGGGCGAATCGTCGAACCGGAAGATATTGCCAAGGTCGTTGCCTTCCTGGCATCGGATGATGCCGCCATGATTTGCGGGCAATTTATTGTTGTTGACGGCGGCAGGAATATTGTGGGATAA
- a CDS encoding SUF system NifU family Fe-S cluster assembly protein, with amino-acid sequence MSDQLSDLYRDIIMEHYRFPRGHHHVDNPDIANQGQNPVCGDEIEIKLKMAGEKVEDISVNCVGCAISVASGSMLAEIIEGKTLPEIKKIAEVVKKLLKGEDIDEKHDLGDLEALRGVKKFPLRVKCALLSWTTLVDAINAGQADKSIHITSTEK; translated from the coding sequence ATGAGTGATCAGCTTTCCGATCTGTATCGCGATATTATCATGGAGCACTATCGGTTCCCGCGCGGACATCATCATGTGGATAATCCGGATATCGCCAACCAGGGCCAGAATCCTGTCTGCGGGGATGAGATCGAGATCAAACTGAAGATGGCCGGCGAGAAGGTTGAAGATATATCGGTCAATTGTGTCGGCTGCGCCATCTCGGTCGCTTCCGGCTCGATGCTGGCGGAAATTATCGAAGGCAAAACATTACCGGAGATAAAGAAAATAGCCGAGGTCGTAAAAAAACTGCTCAAGGGCGAAGATATCGATGAAAAACATGATCTGGGTGATCTTGAGGCGCTTCGCGGTGTAAAGAAATTTCCACTCAGAGTGAAATGTGCCCTGCTGTCATGGACAACGTTGGTCGATGCCATCAATGCCGGCCAGGCCGATAAATCCATACATATCACATCCACGGAGAAATAA
- a CDS encoding cysteine desulfurase, translated as MKSGRIITEADTPKISASRVDSIDPEKIRKDFPLLERRVNGRKLVYLDSAATTQKPKIVLDVLEAYYSQTNANVHRGLHTLAEEATAAYEATRDKVAAFIGGVRREEIIFTRNATESINMVASSWGADNIKPGDRIVITQMEHHANLIPWLMLAKRNGADLQYIPINADGYLDLSHINEIINSKTRLVALTHMSNVLGTINPVEEIIALAHKVGAIALIDGAQSVPHMPVDVKAMDADFLAFSAHKMLGPTGIGILYGKEELLRKMEPVTFGGEMISLVTFSDVTWAELPWKFEAGTPNIADAVAFSPALDYLSQIGMKAVRRHEKELTGYTLERLSGIDSLKIYGPRNVEHRGGAVSFTDRDIHPHDLAQFLDSRGIAVRAGHHCAQPLARLLGVGSTARASFYIYNTKNEIDQLFDALKEARRYFKYE; from the coding sequence ATGAAATCGGGGCGGATAATAACCGAGGCGGACACGCCGAAAATTTCAGCTTCAAGGGTGGATTCAATCGATCCGGAAAAAATCAGAAAAGACTTTCCGCTACTTGAACGCCGGGTAAACGGCCGGAAACTGGTTTATCTGGACAGTGCCGCGACCACCCAGAAACCGAAAATTGTCCTTGATGTGCTGGAGGCGTATTATAGCCAAACCAACGCCAACGTACATCGGGGACTTCATACTCTGGCGGAAGAAGCTACTGCCGCTTATGAGGCGACCCGCGACAAGGTGGCGGCATTTATAGGGGGTGTCAGGCGCGAGGAAATCATTTTCACCCGCAATGCCACCGAATCCATCAATATGGTGGCCTCCTCGTGGGGAGCGGATAATATCAAGCCCGGCGACCGTATTGTCATCACGCAGATGGAACATCATGCCAATCTTATTCCCTGGTTGATGCTGGCCAAAAGAAACGGAGCCGATCTGCAGTACATTCCGATTAATGCCGACGGCTATCTCGACCTCAGTCATATAAACGAAATAATAAATTCGAAAACCAGACTGGTCGCGTTGACCCATATGTCAAACGTCCTGGGGACCATAAATCCGGTCGAGGAAATAATCGCCCTCGCTCACAAGGTCGGCGCGATAGCGCTGATCGACGGCGCCCAGAGCGTGCCGCATATGCCGGTTGATGTAAAAGCAATGGATGCCGATTTTCTGGCTTTTTCCGCGCACAAGATGCTCGGGCCGACCGGCATCGGAATTCTTTACGGAAAAGAAGAACTGCTTCGCAAAATGGAACCGGTCACATTCGGCGGCGAGATGATCAGCCTGGTGACTTTCAGTGATGTCACATGGGCCGAGCTTCCCTGGAAATTCGAGGCCGGTACGCCCAATATTGCCGATGCGGTCGCCTTCTCCCCCGCTCTGGATTACCTATCACAAATCGGCATGAAGGCGGTGCGGAGGCATGAAAAGGAACTGACCGGATATACTCTTGAAAGGCTCTCGGGAATAGATTCGCTCAAAATTTACGGGCCCCGCAATGTCGAACATCGCGGCGGCGCGGTTTCATTTACGGACAGGGATATCCATCCGCACGATCTGGCCCAGTTTCTCGATTCCCGGGGCATCGCCGTCAGGGCCGGGCATCATTGCGCCCAGCCGCTGGCGCGGCTTCTTGGAGTCGGCTCAACGGCCCGGGCAAGTTTCTATATCTATAACACCAAAAATGAAATCGATCAGCTTTTCGATGCCTTGAAGGAAGCACGGAGGTATTTTAAGTATGAGTGA
- a CDS encoding biphenyl 2,3-dioxygenase has protein sequence MTGQFVKVCRVEDILAGATRVVEIEGRTILLAKLNGEVFALQNMCTHDGGLLGDADIIDGQIECPRHGARFDIKTGEATQMPAVAELDTYEVKIEDGDVYVAVDK, from the coding sequence ATGACGGGACAATTTGTTAAGGTATGCCGCGTCGAAGACATCCTCGCCGGTGCAACCAGAGTGGTTGAGATCGAAGGCCGCACGATTCTACTGGCAAAGCTGAACGGCGAGGTTTTTGCCCTGCAAAATATGTGCACGCACGACGGCGGTCTTTTGGGCGATGCGGATATAATTGACGGGCAGATCGAATGTCCGCGGCATGGCGCCCGGTTCGATATTAAAACCGGTGAGGCGACGCAAATGCCGGCCGTGGCCGAACTTGATACCTACGAAGTTAAAATCGAAGACGGTGATGTCTATGTCGCCGTCGACAAATAA
- the sufD gene encoding Fe-S cluster assembly protein SufD: MSTQVIDISKIDFRKSNKQEPPWLYNFRKNSWNSFMNMALPERMVHLWKYTDPEYFLINDMHEAMRISPAPADNSIGLSIKPEYSGYGYNRPDHLTMAALDESTANSGVIFKDLYAASSENEDLVGNHLGHLVDGSFGKFEAMNAALWSSGLFLYVPDNTIIEKPIRLQRHPAGPMTFLRLLVIVGKNSEATIIDDYSGECRESDAVNNSVAEIFVGESSNVRYANTQRFEDNCRSYITQRARLADNARIHTVYGGLGGNISKVNAGTILAGRGADSKMSGVVFANASQHFDYHTLHHHKASESFSNIDFKVILKDKGVSAYTGLIKINQDTQNCEAYQLNRNLLLNKGTRAESIPELEILCDQVRCSHGSTTGPIDPDMVFYLKSRGLNYQEAVRTLITGFVEPTLAQVPADLASALLDLILRKLEG; the protein is encoded by the coding sequence ATGAGTACGCAAGTAATAGATATTAGCAAAATAGATTTCAGGAAAAGCAATAAACAGGAGCCGCCCTGGCTGTACAATTTCCGGAAAAACAGCTGGAACAGCTTTATGAATATGGCTCTTCCCGAGCGGATGGTACATCTCTGGAAATACACCGATCCCGAATACTTTCTTATAAATGATATGCATGAAGCCATGAGGATTTCCCCGGCCCCGGCCGATAATTCCATCGGCCTGTCGATCAAGCCGGAGTATTCCGGCTACGGCTACAACCGCCCGGATCATCTGACAATGGCGGCTCTGGACGAATCCACGGCCAATTCAGGCGTGATTTTTAAGGACCTCTATGCGGCCTCGAGCGAAAATGAAGATCTTGTCGGCAATCACCTGGGACATCTGGTGGACGGATCGTTCGGAAAGTTCGAGGCCATGAATGCCGCTCTCTGGAGTTCCGGGTTGTTTTTGTATGTCCCGGACAACACGATCATCGAAAAACCGATCCGGCTGCAGAGACATCCTGCGGGCCCGATGACCTTTCTGAGATTGCTCGTAATCGTCGGCAAAAATTCTGAGGCGACAATAATCGATGATTATTCGGGGGAATGCCGGGAATCGGATGCGGTTAACAACAGTGTCGCCGAAATTTTCGTGGGCGAATCATCAAATGTCCGGTATGCTAACACTCAGCGGTTCGAAGATAATTGCCGGTCGTACATTACACAGCGGGCACGGCTGGCCGATAATGCCCGGATACATACGGTTTACGGCGGCCTTGGAGGAAATATTTCCAAGGTAAACGCCGGGACCATCCTGGCCGGACGGGGCGCCGACAGCAAAATGTCGGGCGTGGTTTTTGCCAACGCCAGCCAGCATTTCGACTATCACACCCTGCATCATCATAAAGCCAGTGAATCATTTTCAAACATCGATTTCAAGGTTATCCTGAAGGATAAAGGGGTCTCGGCCTACACGGGCCTGATAAAGATCAACCAGGATACGCAGAATTGCGAAGCATATCAGCTAAATCGAAATCTGCTGCTGAATAAAGGCACGAGAGCCGAATCGATACCTGAGCTCGAGATATTATGTGATCAGGTACGATGCAGTCATGGTTCGACGACCGGCCCGATAGATCCGGACATGGTGTTTTACCTTAAGAGCCGCGGCCTGAACTATCAAGAAGCAGTAAGGACCCTGATAACCGGATTTGTCGAGCCGACTCTGGCACAGGTGCCGGCCGACCTGGCGAGCGCCCTGCTCGACCTTATATTGCGAAAGCTGGAGGGATGA
- the sufB gene encoding Fe-S cluster assembly protein SufB, translating into MSDTVIKNGKVSDIGDNYAEKYGFHDPEKYFHKGARGINHEVVEMISRMKKEPDWMREFRHKALDIFLAKPMPKWGNTEILNSIDFDNIFYYIKPIEERGQTWDDVPAYIKNTFDRLGIPEAEKKFLAGVSAQYESEVVYHSFQKDLEDQGVIFLDMDSGLREHPEIVKKYFSTVIPPNDNKFAALNSAVWSGGSFIYVPPGVDVKIPLQAYFRINAENMGQFERTLIIADKGSRIHYIEGCTAPVYTTDSLHSAVVELIALEGSYIRYTTIQNWSHNILNLVTKRSVAHKNSTVEWVDGNIGSRLTMKYPCIYLVGEGAKGEILSIAFAGNGQHQDAGAKVIHAAPNTSSRITSKSISKAGGRASYRGLVKVYPKAENSKVSVECDALLIDNASRSDTYPTMEIDAENVRIEHEARVSKVAEEQIFYLTSRGLSEDEARLLIINGFIEPFTKELPMEYAVELNRLIELEMEGSVG; encoded by the coding sequence ATGAGCGATACTGTAATAAAAAATGGCAAAGTCTCCGATATCGGCGACAATTATGCCGAAAAATACGGCTTTCATGATCCGGAAAAATACTTCCACAAGGGGGCCAGGGGGATCAACCATGAAGTGGTTGAGATGATCTCGCGGATGAAGAAAGAGCCGGACTGGATGCGGGAATTCCGCCATAAGGCGCTGGATATTTTTCTCGCCAAGCCGATGCCCAAATGGGGCAATACCGAAATTTTGAATTCAATCGATTTTGATAATATTTTCTACTATATAAAACCTATCGAGGAGCGCGGCCAGACCTGGGATGATGTCCCCGCTTATATCAAAAATACTTTCGACCGGCTCGGCATACCCGAAGCCGAGAAGAAGTTTCTGGCCGGCGTTTCGGCGCAGTATGAATCCGAGGTTGTTTATCATTCCTTTCAAAAGGACCTCGAGGACCAGGGCGTTATATTTCTGGATATGGACAGCGGCCTTCGGGAGCATCCCGAAATCGTCAAAAAATATTTTTCCACGGTGATTCCGCCCAACGACAACAAATTTGCGGCCCTCAACTCCGCCGTCTGGTCGGGAGGTTCGTTTATCTACGTGCCGCCGGGCGTTGATGTCAAGATACCGCTGCAGGCGTATTTCAGAATCAATGCTGAAAATATGGGGCAATTCGAGCGAACCCTGATAATAGCCGACAAGGGATCACGGATTCATTATATCGAAGGGTGCACGGCGCCGGTTTATACTACCGACTCGCTGCATTCGGCCGTGGTCGAGCTTATTGCGCTCGAGGGCTCTTATATCAGATACACGACCATACAAAACTGGTCGCATAATATCCTTAATCTGGTCACCAAACGATCGGTGGCTCACAAAAATTCGACAGTGGAATGGGTGGATGGGAACATCGGCTCGCGCCTGACCATGAAATACCCCTGTATTTATCTCGTGGGCGAGGGCGCCAAAGGCGAGATCCTTTCGATCGCTTTCGCCGGCAACGGACAGCATCAGGATGCCGGAGCTAAAGTCATCCATGCCGCGCCCAATACCAGCTCCAGAATTACTTCGAAATCGATTTCCAAGGCGGGCGGCCGGGCGTCATACCGCGGCCTGGTAAAAGTGTATCCCAAGGCGGAAAACAGCAAGGTCTCGGTTGAATGCGATGCTCTTTTGATTGATAATGCCTCGCGTTCCGATACCTATCCGACCATGGAAATCGACGCCGAAAATGTCCGAATCGAGCATGAAGCCAGAGTCAGCAAGGTGGCTGAAGAGCAGATATTCTATTTGACCAGCCGCGGCCTTTCGGAAGATGAGGCGCGTCTGTTGATCATCAACGGTTTTATAGAGCCGTTTACAAAGGAGCTCCCGATGGAATACGCGGTCGAGCTCAACAGGCTGATCGAACTTGAAATGGAGGGATCTGTCGGCTGA